In the genome of Podarcis raffonei isolate rPodRaf1 chromosome 17, rPodRaf1.pri, whole genome shotgun sequence, one region contains:
- the TREX2 gene encoding three prime repair exonuclease 2 isoform X2 — protein sequence MAALQDFQTFVFLDLETTGLPHDQPHLAELCLFAVHRRSLQCSPLPGTPQLPRIIDKLTLCVDPQKPFTLEAERITGLSNQNLEENCKADFNRGVVEILKGFLQRQMGPICLVAHNGLGFDFPLLRAELWRVDTDLLPSTGCLDTLPALKELERSPGMSYQLGALFRHFYGREPIRAHSAEGDVVTLLLVFLAKAPELMTWAARNAQSWGEIRPMYLLSRSRN from the coding sequence ATGGCAGCTCTGCAGGACTTCCAGACATTTGTCTTCCTCGATCTTGAAACCACCGGCTTGCCCCATGACCAGCCTCACTTGGCTGAGCTCTGCCTCTTTGCTGTGCACCGCCGTTCACTCCAGTGCTCTCCGCTGCCGGGCACCCCCCAGCTACCCCGCATCATAGACAAGCTCACTCTCTGCGTTGATCCCCAAAAGCCCTTCACCCTTGAAGCAGAGAGGATTACTGGGCTGAGCAACCAAAACCTGGAGGAGAATTGCAAAGCAGATTTCAACCGCGGTGTGGTGGAGATACTAAAAGGGTTTCTGCAGCGGCAAATGGGCCCAATCTGCTTGGTGGCTCACAATGGCCTTGGCTTTGACTTCCCCCTGCTTCGTGCAGAGCTGTGGCGAGTGGACACTGACCTGCTCCCGAGCACCGGCTGCCTGGACACACTGCCAGCCTTGAAGGAGCTGGAAAGATCTCCTGGCATGAGCTACCAGCTTGGGGCACTCTTCCGACATTTCTATGGACGTGAGCCTATTAGGGCCCACTCAGCTGAAGGTGATGTGGTCACTCTTCTGCTAGTGTTTCTTGCCAAAGCCCCTGAGCTAATGACATGGGCAGCTCGTAATGCACAGAGCTGGGGGGAGATTCGGCCTATGTACCTCCTAAGCAGAAGCAGGAATTGA
- the SYP gene encoding synaptophysin: MEVVNQLVAVGQFRIFKEPLGFVKLLEWFFSIFAFATCGSYSGEFRLSVECANKTESDLDIKVEFAYPFRLHQVYFEAPTCKGNKDKVFLIGDCSSSAEFFVTIAVFAFLYSLAVIVVYVFMQDKYRENNKGPMIDFIVTAVFTFMWLVSSCAWAKGLSDVKEATDPDNVIEGMAVCRSEGNKCNELREPVTSGLNTSVVFGFLNLVLWLGNLWFVFKETGWSAPFVKYPPAQEKPPAPEAFGDAYNQAPGYGQQDTYGQQGGYQPDYSQQGYGQQGEYGQQGVQGGPTSFANQM; encoded by the exons ATGGAAGTCGTCAACCAG CTGGTGGCCGTCGGGCAGTTCCGGATCTTCAAGGAGCCTCTAGGCTTTGTGAAGTTGCTAGAATGG ttcTTTTCCATCTTTGCATTTGCAACATGTGGCAGCTACAGTGGAGAATTCCGCCTGAGTGTTGAATGTGCGAACAAGACTGAGAGCGATCTTGATATAAAGGTGGAGTTTGCCTACCCCTTCCG GCTCCACCAGGTGTATTTTGAAGCTCCTACTTGTAAAGGGAACAAGGATAAAGTTTTCTTGATTGGAGATTGCTCCTCCTCTGCTGAATTCTTTGTCACCATTGCTGTCTTCGCCTTCCTCTACTCCCTTGCCGTTATTGTAGTCTACGTATTTATGCAGGACAAGTACAGGGAGAACAACAAGGGACCCATGATT GATTTCATCGTCACGGCTGTTTTCACCTTCATGTGGTTGGTGAGCTCCTGTGCTTGGGCCAAGGgcctttcagatgtcaaggaggccACTGACCCTGACAATGTGATTGAAGGCATGGCTGTGTGCCGGAGTGAAGGCAACAAGTGCAATGAACTGCGGGAGCCAGTCACCTCCGGCCTCAACACCTCTGTG GTTTTTGGCTTCCTGAACTTGGTGCTttggctggggaacctgtggttcgtGTTTAAAGAGACGGGCTGGAGCGCCCCCTTCGTCAAGTACCCACCTGCCCAGGAGAAGCCGCCAGCACCTGAGGCCTTTGGCGACGCCTACAACCAAGCGCCAGGCTATGGGCAGCAAGACACGTATGGGCAGCAGGGTGGCTACCAGCCTGATTACAGCCAGCAGGGCTATGGGCAGCAGGGAGAGTATGGGCAGCAAGGTGTCCAAGGCGGGCCCACTTCCTTCGCAAACCAGATGTAG